From one bacterium Scap17 genomic stretch:
- the cysB gene encoding HTH-type transcriptional regulator CysB produces the protein MKLQQLRYIWEVTRHNLNVSATAQSLYTSQPGISKQIRLLEDELGVEIFARSGKHLTRVTPAGESIVELASQVLRTVENIKHVAQEHSDDRRGSLSIATTHTQARYALPPVIADFTRKYPDVALHMQQGTPKQIANMVSEGQADFAICTESLELFNDLILLPCYRWNRCVLVPKDHPLANGEELTLESLASYALVTYTYGFTGRSQLDDAFKSHGLAPNVVLTASDADVIKTYVRLGMGIGIVAHMAVDEVADEDLVALDATHLFESSTTKIGIRRGTFMRSYMFEFVERFAPHLTRERVEAALAAGPRHEHEIFHDIELPVR, from the coding sequence ATGAAACTCCAGCAGTTGCGTTATATCTGGGAAGTCACCCGCCACAACCTGAACGTGTCCGCCACCGCGCAAAGTCTGTATACCTCCCAGCCGGGCATTTCCAAGCAGATTCGTCTGTTGGAAGATGAGCTTGGCGTCGAAATTTTCGCGCGCAGTGGCAAGCACCTGACGCGGGTGACCCCGGCCGGCGAGTCCATCGTCGAGCTGGCAAGCCAGGTGCTGCGCACGGTGGAGAACATCAAGCACGTCGCCCAGGAGCACAGTGATGACCGTCGTGGCAGCCTGTCGATCGCCACCACACACACCCAGGCGCGTTATGCCTTGCCGCCGGTGATCGCCGATTTCACGCGCAAGTACCCGGATGTCGCGCTGCACATGCAGCAGGGTACGCCGAAGCAGATCGCCAACATGGTCAGTGAGGGGCAGGCCGACTTCGCCATCTGCACCGAGTCGCTGGAGCTGTTCAACGACCTCATCCTGCTGCCGTGCTATCGCTGGAATCGCTGCGTGCTGGTGCCCAAGGATCATCCGCTGGCCAATGGTGAGGAACTGACCCTCGAGTCGCTGGCCAGCTATGCGCTGGTTACCTATACCTACGGCTTCACCGGCCGCAGCCAGCTGGACGATGCCTTCAAGTCCCACGGCCTGGCGCCCAACGTGGTGCTGACCGCCTCGGACGCCGATGTCATCAAGACCTATGTGCGGCTCGGCATGGGTATCGGCATCGTCGCGCACATGGCAGTGGATGAGGTGGCCGACGAAGACCTGGTCGCGCTGGACGCCACGCATCTGTTCGAGAGCTCCACGACCAAGATCGGCATCCGCCGCGGCACCTTCATGCGCAGCTACATGTTCGAATTCGTCGAGCGCTTCGCGCCGCACCTGACGCGGGAGCGTGTCGAAGCGGCACTGGCCGCCGGCCCGCGCCACGAGCATGAGATCTTCCACGACATCGAGCTGCCGGTGCGCTGA
- a CDS encoding acyl-CoA dehydrogenase gives MPDYQAPLRDIRFVMNELLDYPAHYASLPGGDEASDDIVTAILEEGARFAHEVLTPLNQSGDREGCTFEGGEVKAPSGFKAAYQQYVEGGWPSLAASPEHGGQGLPPSLAMVLSEMVASANLSWGMYPGLSHGAMNALEHHGSEALKQTYLIKLVEGSWTGTMCLTEPHCGTDLGLIKTRAVPLDDSDDSKGYRISGTKIFISAGEHDLSENIVHLVLAKLPDAPEGSRGISLFVVPKFLPDANGEAGERNGVSCGSIEHKMGIHGNATCVMNFDSATGFLVGPPHKGLACMFTMMNAARLGVGIQGVALAEASFQNALSYARDRLQMRALSGAKAPEKAADPIIVHPDVRRMLLTQKAIAEGGRMLVMYAAQFNDIVENAPDSEDKTRADTLLGLLTPIVKAFLTETGFEATNHGVQVYGGHGFIQEWGMEQFVRDARITLLYEGTTGIQALDLLGRKILMSQGESLKVFTKEIHKFCQASEGSEFANPLAELNREWGELTMAVGMGAMQDREAVGAASVDYLMYAGYVALGYLWARAGETARAALAAGEGDTAFYQAKLDTARFYFQRILPRTQGHAAMIRAGGETLMAPTVEGFGSGFEI, from the coding sequence ATGCCGGACTATCAGGCGCCGTTGCGCGACATCCGCTTCGTGATGAATGAGCTGCTCGACTATCCCGCTCACTATGCCAGCCTGCCGGGTGGCGATGAGGCCAGCGACGATATCGTGACCGCCATCCTGGAGGAGGGCGCACGCTTCGCGCACGAGGTGCTGACGCCGCTGAACCAGTCGGGCGACCGCGAGGGTTGTACCTTCGAGGGCGGCGAGGTCAAGGCGCCGAGCGGCTTCAAGGCTGCCTATCAGCAGTATGTCGAGGGCGGATGGCCGAGTCTGGCTGCCTCACCGGAACATGGCGGTCAGGGGCTGCCACCGTCACTGGCGATGGTGCTCTCGGAAATGGTCGCCTCCGCCAACCTGTCGTGGGGCATGTATCCGGGCCTCTCGCATGGCGCGATGAATGCACTCGAGCATCACGGCAGCGAGGCGCTCAAGCAGACCTATCTGATTAAGCTGGTCGAAGGCAGCTGGACCGGTACCATGTGCCTGACCGAGCCGCATTGCGGCACGGACCTGGGCCTGATCAAGACACGTGCCGTGCCGCTGGATGACAGCGATGACAGCAAGGGCTACCGCATCAGCGGCACCAAGATCTTCATCTCGGCCGGTGAGCACGATCTTTCCGAGAACATCGTGCACCTGGTGCTGGCCAAGCTGCCGGATGCCCCGGAAGGCTCGCGTGGCATATCGCTGTTCGTGGTGCCCAAGTTCCTGCCCGACGCCAATGGCGAGGCTGGTGAGCGCAATGGCGTCAGCTGTGGCTCCATCGAGCACAAGATGGGCATTCACGGCAACGCGACCTGCGTGATGAACTTCGATTCCGCCACAGGCTTCCTGGTCGGCCCGCCGCACAAGGGACTGGCCTGCATGTTCACCATGATGAATGCCGCGCGTCTCGGGGTGGGGATCCAGGGCGTGGCGCTGGCCGAGGCCAGCTTCCAGAATGCGCTGAGCTATGCGCGTGACCGTCTGCAAATGCGTGCCCTGTCCGGTGCCAAGGCGCCGGAGAAGGCGGCCGACCCGATCATCGTGCATCCGGACGTGCGCCGCATGCTGCTGACCCAGAAGGCCATCGCCGAGGGTGGGCGCATGCTGGTGATGTATGCCGCCCAGTTCAATGACATCGTCGAGAATGCCCCGGACAGCGAAGACAAAACACGTGCCGATACCTTGCTCGGCCTGCTGACGCCCATCGTCAAGGCCTTCCTGACCGAGACCGGCTTCGAGGCGACCAATCACGGCGTTCAGGTCTATGGCGGCCACGGCTTCATTCAGGAATGGGGCATGGAGCAGTTCGTGCGCGATGCGCGCATCACTCTGCTTTATGAAGGCACCACCGGTATCCAGGCGCTGGACCTGCTGGGCCGCAAGATCCTGATGAGCCAGGGCGAATCGCTCAAGGTCTTCACCAAGGAGATCCACAAGTTCTGCCAGGCCAGCGAAGGCAGCGAGTTTGCCAATCCGCTCGCCGAGCTCAACCGCGAATGGGGCGAGCTGACCATGGCGGTGGGCATGGGCGCGATGCAGGACCGCGAAGCGGTCGGCGCCGCCAGTGTCGATTACCTGATGTACGCCGGTTACGTCGCGCTGGGCTACCTGTGGGCTCGTGCCGGCGAGACGGCCAGGGCGGCGCTGGCGGCCGGCGAAGGGGATACTGCCTTCTATCAGGCCAAGCTGGATACCGCGCGCTTCTACTTCCAGCGCATCCTGCCGCGCACGCAAGGCCATGCCGCGATGATTCGCGCCGGTGGCGAGACGCTGATGGCGCCGACGGTGGAAGGCTTCGGCAGCGGCTTCGAGATCTGA
- a CDS encoding sulfite exporter TauE/SafE family protein, with protein sequence MEVTQLLLYVLAGAGVGFAVGVTGVGGGSLMTPLLLMFGFPPHIAVGTDLLYAAITKAGGAFAHHRQGHVDWTIARRLAIGSLPAALLTIAVLHTFFTDPTAYAGLIKGMLGVMLILTAGVLLFKKRLLGLISPESFIVRHAAPLTILAGIVLGVCVTLSSVGAGAFGAAVLIMLFPLLSTARIVGTDIAHAVPLTLVAGLGHLWLGNVDFLLLGALLVGSLPAINLGARLTRHMPSGLLQGLLTTLLLGLGIRYAFF encoded by the coding sequence ATGGAAGTCACACAACTGCTGCTATACGTGCTGGCAGGCGCCGGAGTGGGTTTCGCGGTCGGTGTCACTGGCGTGGGCGGCGGCTCGCTGATGACGCCTCTGCTGTTGATGTTCGGCTTCCCGCCGCACATCGCCGTGGGCACCGACCTGCTCTATGCCGCCATTACCAAGGCGGGCGGCGCCTTCGCGCACCATCGCCAGGGCCATGTGGACTGGACCATCGCCCGGCGCCTGGCCATCGGCTCGCTGCCGGCGGCGCTGTTGACGATTGCGGTCCTGCATACCTTCTTTACTGACCCCACCGCCTACGCGGGCCTGATCAAGGGCATGCTCGGTGTAATGTTGATCCTCACCGCCGGCGTGCTGCTGTTCAAGAAACGCCTGCTGGGGCTGATCAGCCCGGAAAGCTTCATCGTACGCCACGCGGCACCGCTGACCATTCTGGCCGGCATCGTGCTCGGCGTGTGCGTCACCCTGTCCTCCGTGGGTGCCGGTGCCTTCGGCGCTGCCGTGCTGATCATGCTGTTCCCGCTGTTGAGCACCGCGCGCATCGTGGGCACCGATATCGCTCACGCCGTACCGCTGACGCTGGTCGCGGGATTGGGACATCTATGGCTGGGCAACGTCGATTTCCTGCTGCTCGGCGCATTGCTGGTCGGCTCACTGCCTGCCATCAACCTTGGTGCACGCCTGACGCGCCACATGCCCAGCGGCCTGCTGCAGGGCCTGCTGACGACACTGCTGCTGGGACTGGGTATCCGTTACGCCTTCTTCTGA
- a CDS encoding AI-2E family transporter: MQVPRDERQQEALERSGRSRHAPNVRRALEIHPLLVGMAAVVIIIGGLKLAADLVVPLLLAVFVAAVCDAPVRWLARHGIGQRFGVPIVILTVCVLFSSLTALLVSRFTLFSDEMPKLEESLREQYQSMLEWLADSGVSIAPARFSELVDPASLTQWVPNLLTGLGGLLSSSVIIVLTATFLLYEALSLRDKLVSTLRSPHVSLRRFTLFSLTLRRYLAVKTLISLVTGGLVAISCLVLDVEFAFLWATLAFCLNYIPNIGSALAAVPAVLLTLVMPEGGAVKALMLGGCYLAINFILGNLIEPRVMGRTLGLSTLAAFLSLVVWGWVFGPVGMLLSVPITMTLKIAFDSHPGTRWAARLLGPSVRRIRRRRRLAEE; the protein is encoded by the coding sequence ATGCAGGTGCCACGCGACGAGCGTCAGCAGGAGGCGCTCGAACGCTCCGGGCGTTCTCGCCACGCGCCCAACGTGCGCCGCGCGCTGGAGATTCACCCCCTGCTGGTCGGCATGGCCGCAGTGGTCATCATCATCGGCGGCCTCAAGCTGGCGGCGGACCTGGTGGTGCCGCTGCTGCTGGCGGTGTTCGTCGCTGCGGTCTGCGATGCGCCGGTGCGCTGGCTGGCCCGTCACGGCATCGGGCAACGCTTCGGGGTGCCCATCGTCATCCTGACGGTCTGCGTGCTGTTCTCGTCGCTGACGGCGCTGCTGGTCTCGCGCTTTACCCTGTTCAGCGATGAGATGCCCAAGCTTGAGGAGAGCCTGCGCGAACAGTATCAGAGCATGCTGGAATGGCTGGCAGACAGCGGCGTATCCATCGCGCCGGCCCGCTTCAGCGAGTTGGTCGACCCGGCCTCGTTGACCCAGTGGGTGCCGAATCTACTGACCGGGCTCGGGGGCCTGCTGTCCTCGAGCGTCATCATCGTGCTGACGGCCACCTTCCTGCTCTACGAGGCATTGTCACTGCGCGACAAGCTGGTCAGCACGCTGCGCAGCCCGCATGTCAGTCTGCGGCGCTTCACGCTGTTCTCGCTGACGCTGCGCCGCTATCTGGCGGTCAAGACCTTGATCAGCCTCGTGACCGGGGGGCTGGTCGCGATCAGCTGTCTGGTGCTCGATGTGGAGTTTGCCTTCCTGTGGGCCACGCTGGCCTTCTGCCTCAACTACATCCCCAACATCGGCTCGGCACTGGCCGCGGTGCCTGCGGTGTTGCTGACGCTGGTGATGCCGGAGGGTGGCGCAGTCAAGGCGCTGATGCTGGGCGGCTGTTACCTGGCGATCAACTTCATTCTCGGCAACTTGATCGAGCCGCGCGTGATGGGGCGCACCCTGGGGCTGTCGACGCTGGCCGCCTTCCTGTCGCTGGTGGTGTGGGGCTGGGTGTTCGGGCCGGTGGGCATGCTGTTGTCAGTGCCGATCACCATGACGCTCAAGATCGCCTTCGACTCGCACCCGGGCACGCGCTGGGCGGCGCGTCTGCTGGGCCCCTCCGTGCGCCGGATTCGCCGTCGTCGTCGCCTGGCGGAGGAGTGA
- a CDS encoding phosphoadenylylsulfate reductase, protein MSDTFDLSRINAEFGNDPEALTRWALSLDKHAICTTNFRPFEAVILHMVTRFRPDIPIVWMDNGYNTDATYRFADEVTRKLNLNRIIYLPQRTRAHREAVDGLTPHIDDPRHEAFTREVKLEPFERALRELNPEMWFTAVRASDTAFRAGMQPVSLNGDGLIKVAPVLHWSSKQMHEYLVAHDLPNEFDYVDPTKAEDNRECGLHLAH, encoded by the coding sequence ATGTCCGATACCTTCGATCTCTCTCGCATCAACGCCGAATTCGGCAACGACCCGGAAGCCTTGACCCGCTGGGCCCTGTCGCTGGACAAGCACGCCATCTGCACCACCAACTTCCGTCCCTTCGAGGCGGTGATCCTGCACATGGTGACGCGCTTCCGTCCTGACATCCCGATCGTGTGGATGGACAACGGCTACAATACCGATGCCACCTATCGCTTCGCCGATGAGGTGACGCGCAAGCTGAACCTGAACCGCATCATCTATCTGCCGCAGCGTACGCGTGCGCACCGTGAAGCCGTCGATGGCCTCACTCCGCATATCGATGACCCGCGCCACGAAGCCTTCACCCGTGAAGTGAAGCTCGAACCGTTCGAGCGTGCGCTGCGCGAACTGAACCCCGAGATGTGGTTCACCGCCGTGCGCGCCAGTGACACCGCCTTCCGTGCCGGCATGCAGCCGGTCTCGCTGAATGGCGATGGCCTGATCAAGGTCGCCCCGGTGCTCCACTGGTCGTCCAAGCAGATGCACGAGTACCTGGTCGCCCATGACCTGCCCAACGAGTTCGACTACGTCGACCCGACCAAGGCGGAAGACAACCGCGAGTGTGGCCTGCACCTGGCACACTGA
- the trxA gene encoding thioredoxin, translating to MSNHVDVTGANFEQEVLNAEAPVLLKFWAPWCGPCKMMAPVVEEVANEKGEGLKIVNVNVDDAPEIAAEQGVRGVPTVILFKSGAKVASLVGAQSKGQLSQFIEQNL from the coding sequence ATGTCCAATCACGTCGATGTCACCGGCGCCAACTTCGAACAGGAAGTTCTCAACGCTGAAGCCCCGGTCCTGCTGAAGTTCTGGGCCCCGTGGTGTGGTCCGTGCAAGATGATGGCGCCGGTCGTCGAAGAAGTCGCCAACGAGAAAGGCGAAGGCCTGAAAATCGTCAACGTGAATGTCGATGACGCACCGGAAATCGCTGCCGAGCAAGGCGTGCGTGGCGTGCCGACAGTGATCCTGTTCAAGTCCGGCGCCAAGGTCGCCTCTCTGGTCGGTGCCCAGTCCAAGGGTCAACTGAGCCAGTTCATCGAGCAGAACCTCTGA